The following are encoded in a window of Methylocystis rosea genomic DNA:
- a CDS encoding DsbA family protein → MRCRAKENAMSFFISLAAGACLALGAATPLFAEELSGKQKVEIEKVVHDYLIANPEVVREAIDELGKREKVAEAATREKAVGQHGDKIVNSPNQAVVGNPSGDVTLVEFFDYNCGYCKQSMASVAKLIEADPKLRVVLKDFPILGPDSVEAAQVATAARMQLDSQKFWEFHRKLLSTRGHIGKQQALTAAKDVGADMPRLEKDMSSAETKAALKEVATLADELRFDGTPAWVIGKEAIVGGVPYAQLKAKIENMRKCGKSVC, encoded by the coding sequence ATGCGCTGTCGCGCAAAGGAGAATGCAATGAGCTTTTTTATCTCGCTCGCCGCCGGCGCATGTCTCGCTCTAGGTGCGGCGACGCCGCTCTTCGCCGAGGAGCTTTCAGGCAAGCAGAAGGTTGAGATCGAGAAGGTCGTGCACGACTATCTCATTGCGAACCCGGAAGTGGTCCGGGAAGCAATTGACGAACTTGGAAAGCGCGAGAAAGTCGCCGAGGCCGCCACGCGCGAAAAGGCCGTCGGCCAGCACGGTGATAAAATCGTCAACTCGCCCAACCAGGCCGTCGTGGGCAATCCGAGCGGCGACGTCACGCTCGTCGAGTTCTTCGACTACAACTGCGGCTACTGCAAGCAGTCGATGGCTTCGGTCGCCAAGTTGATCGAGGCGGACCCCAAGTTGCGGGTGGTGCTCAAAGACTTCCCGATTCTCGGCCCCGATTCCGTCGAGGCGGCGCAGGTCGCGACCGCTGCGCGCATGCAGCTCGACAGCCAGAAGTTCTGGGAGTTCCATCGCAAGCTGCTCTCGACTCGCGGCCACATCGGCAAGCAGCAGGCGCTGACGGCGGCGAAGGACGTCGGCGCCGACATGCCCCGTCTCGAGAAGGACATGTCGAGCGCGGAGACAAAGGCCGCACTGAAGGAAGTCGCGACGCTGGCCGATGAGCTGCGGTTCGATGGAACGCCCGCCTGGGTGATCGGCAAAGAGGCGATCGTCGGCGGCGTGCCCTACGCGCAACTGAAAGCCAAGATCGAAAACATGCGCAAATGCGGCAAGTCCGTCTGCTAG
- the aroQ gene encoding type II 3-dehydroquinate dehydratase, with protein sequence MSAVHVLNGPNLNLLGRREPAIYGTASLDDIRATLEKRCAERGVSLVFRQSNHEGDLVDWIHEAGSAGAPVILNAGALTHTSIALYDAIKGAEAVVIEVHLSNVHARESFRSHSYISPAARGVISGFGPLSYILALDAVFENELRKS encoded by the coding sequence ATGTCAGCCGTCCATGTGCTTAACGGTCCCAATCTCAATCTTCTCGGCAGGCGTGAGCCCGCGATCTACGGCACGGCGTCGCTCGACGATATCCGCGCGACGCTGGAGAAGCGTTGCGCCGAGCGCGGCGTGTCGCTGGTTTTCCGGCAATCCAACCACGAAGGCGATCTCGTCGACTGGATCCATGAAGCCGGCAGCGCGGGGGCGCCTGTCATTTTGAACGCTGGCGCGCTGACGCACACATCGATCGCGCTCTATGATGCGATCAAGGGCGCGGAAGCCGTGGTCATCGAAGTGCATCTATCCAATGTGCACGCGCGCGAAAGCTTTCGGAGCCATTCCTACATATCGCCCGCGGCGCGCGGCGTGATCTCGGGCTTCGGCCCGCTCTCATATATTCTTGCCCTCGACGCTGTGTTTGAAAACGAACTGAGAAAGAGCTGA
- a CDS encoding LPS-assembly protein LptD, with product MALTSSSRRLSILAGALALVEAAFATHSAAAAPPAAGAEARMVVEAKELVYDEKKNTVTARGAVQIYYKGRLLEADRVTYDRNTSRVFAEGHATLTETDGSIARAERFDFTDDFKNGFIESLQVDTVNNTHFTSPRAERTGETTTFEMGTYTACEACRNDPAKPRTWSVRAKRIIHDNVEKMVYYEDASFELLGVPVAYVPFWSSPDPSVKRKSGFLSPVFIYRQQLGAGVGVPYFWAIAPDYDLTVTPIYFSRQGPFVTAEFRQRFDNGGYTIRGQGTHVGDTGAFAQAPLGAGNKQWRGALQSFGEFWLNDRWRAGWDITALSDRYFLQDYQQYNYLLQNYFFREASSTIYLTGQGPRSYFDMRGYYFQLLSPNDVQAQQPVVHPVIDYNRVFDIDPAATVGVGGQVELDANVTSTSANVANFESIQPRTLDRIYSLYNVCQIYGRAPDPAQSGCLLRGVGGDYQHATISGAWKRKIIDPVGGVWTPFAFARFVGSYLDYDRQGLFPIYNQSLSAIPNAAQGQFFNGADNRFRGQALPGFGAEWRYPILARSFIGDIVFEPIAQVIARPNETSIPSLVNIDAQSLVFDDSTLFEWSKFSGYDRFETGTRLNYGGQATLSLSNGGFINAMIGQSRQIAGANSYAQADAANVGLDSGLDSRASDIVGRFAFAPSSVISLVAKGRFDKGSLRARRLDVFATMNLDPISLQLQYANYASQPAIGFDVRRQGLSATGKYDITKNYFLMGTVTFDMSRYLYNSLTNPTTTYYGTTLTGSNLTGTAPLFSVATLGGGIGYQDECTTLSINYSQIYQPQSYTGLPARNQTVMVTLQLRTLGEAKFNYGVGSMLVNDGVGTAAALPR from the coding sequence ATGGCGCTCACCAGCTCCTCCCGGCGCCTATCCATTCTTGCGGGCGCGCTCGCTCTCGTCGAGGCGGCCTTCGCCACGCACTCCGCCGCTGCCGCGCCGCCGGCCGCGGGCGCCGAGGCGCGCATGGTCGTCGAGGCCAAGGAGCTCGTCTATGACGAGAAAAAGAACACCGTCACGGCGCGCGGGGCCGTTCAGATCTATTACAAGGGCCGGCTGCTCGAAGCCGACCGCGTCACCTATGACCGCAACACGTCGCGCGTCTTCGCCGAGGGCCACGCCACGCTGACCGAGACCGACGGCTCCATCGCCAGGGCCGAGCGTTTCGACTTCACGGACGATTTCAAGAACGGGTTCATCGAGAGCCTGCAGGTCGACACCGTCAACAACACGCATTTCACCTCGCCGCGCGCCGAGCGGACCGGCGAGACGACGACCTTCGAAATGGGCACCTACACCGCCTGCGAGGCCTGTCGAAACGATCCCGCAAAGCCGCGCACGTGGTCGGTTCGCGCCAAACGGATCATTCACGACAACGTCGAGAAGATGGTCTATTACGAGGATGCGTCTTTCGAACTTCTTGGCGTGCCCGTCGCCTATGTGCCGTTCTGGTCGTCGCCGGACCCGTCGGTGAAGCGCAAGTCCGGTTTTCTGTCGCCGGTTTTCATCTATCGCCAGCAGCTCGGCGCCGGCGTCGGCGTGCCTTACTTCTGGGCGATTGCGCCGGATTACGACCTCACCGTAACGCCGATTTATTTTTCCCGGCAGGGCCCGTTCGTCACGGCCGAATTCCGTCAGCGCTTTGATAATGGCGGCTACACGATCCGCGGTCAGGGCACGCATGTGGGAGACACAGGCGCCTTCGCGCAAGCCCCGCTCGGCGCTGGCAACAAGCAGTGGCGCGGCGCCCTCCAGTCTTTCGGCGAATTCTGGCTCAACGACCGTTGGCGCGCTGGCTGGGACATCACGGCGCTGTCCGATCGCTACTTCCTGCAGGACTATCAGCAGTACAACTATCTCCTGCAGAACTATTTCTTCCGCGAAGCGTCATCGACGATCTATCTGACCGGCCAAGGACCGCGCAGCTATTTCGACATGCGCGGCTATTATTTCCAGCTGCTGTCGCCCAATGACGTGCAGGCGCAGCAGCCCGTCGTCCATCCGGTGATCGACTATAACCGCGTCTTCGACATCGATCCTGCGGCGACGGTAGGGGTCGGCGGACAGGTTGAACTCGACGCCAATGTGACGAGCACTTCCGCCAACGTCGCGAACTTCGAGTCCATTCAGCCGCGAACGCTCGACCGCATCTATAGCCTGTACAATGTTTGCCAGATTTACGGGCGGGCGCCCGACCCGGCGCAGAGCGGCTGTCTGTTGCGCGGCGTCGGCGGCGATTACCAGCACGCGACGATCAGCGGCGCCTGGAAGCGTAAAATCATCGATCCGGTCGGCGGCGTGTGGACCCCGTTCGCGTTCGCGCGTTTCGTCGGAAGTTATCTCGATTACGACCGGCAAGGCTTGTTCCCGATCTATAACCAAAGTCTGTCGGCGATCCCCAATGCCGCGCAGGGCCAGTTCTTCAACGGCGCCGACAACCGCTTCCGCGGCCAGGCGCTCCCGGGCTTCGGCGCCGAATGGCGCTACCCGATCCTCGCCAGAAGCTTTATCGGCGACATCGTCTTCGAACCGATCGCGCAGGTTATCGCCCGTCCCAACGAGACTTCAATTCCATCGCTGGTGAACATCGACGCGCAAAGCCTCGTTTTCGACGATTCAACGCTGTTCGAGTGGAGCAAGTTCTCTGGCTACGACCGGTTCGAGACAGGCACGCGCCTCAACTATGGCGGCCAGGCCACCCTGTCGTTGTCCAATGGCGGCTTCATCAACGCGATGATCGGCCAGTCGCGGCAGATCGCTGGCGCCAACTCCTATGCGCAGGCTGACGCGGCGAATGTCGGCCTCGATTCCGGCCTCGACTCGCGCGCGTCGGACATCGTCGGGCGGTTCGCCTTTGCGCCTTCATCCGTTATCAGCCTCGTCGCCAAGGGCCGCTTCGATAAGGGCAGCTTGCGCGCGCGCCGGCTCGACGTGTTCGCGACAATGAATCTGGATCCGATCTCGCTCCAGCTCCAATACGCGAATTACGCGTCACAGCCGGCGATTGGCTTTGACGTGCGTCGTCAGGGACTTTCCGCGACCGGAAAATACGACATCACCAAAAACTATTTCCTGATGGGCACCGTCACCTTCGATATGAGCCGCTACCTCTATAACTCGCTCACCAATCCAACGACCACCTACTACGGAACGACGCTTACGGGCTCAAATCTCACCGGCACGGCGCCCCTATTCTCGGTCGCAACGCTCGGCGGCGGCATCGGTTATCAAGACGAATGCACGACGCTGTCGATCAATTATTCGCAGATCTATCAGCCGCAGTCCTACACGGGCCTGCCGGCGCGCAACCAGACCGTGATGGTCACGCTCCAGCTACGCACCCTGGGCGAAGCGAAGTTCAACTATGGCGTCGGTTCGATGCTGGTGAACGATGGCGTGGGGACCGCCGCCGCCCTGCCCCGCTGA
- the accB gene encoding acetyl-CoA carboxylase biotin carboxyl carrier protein has product MARKAQPPHTASSRKPASASAPAPVIDADLLRTIAELVANCNLTEFEVEKGDLRIRAARTPAAAIASVVAPSVQPLPPPTAKPVTSPAPVAEPPEYLDAVKSPMVGTAYLRPNPDAKPFVEIGARVSLGDKLLLIEAMKTFNDIVATKSGIVTAILVEDGQPVEYGEPLLVIE; this is encoded by the coding sequence ATGGCGCGCAAAGCTCAACCGCCTCACACCGCTTCCTCCCGCAAACCGGCGTCGGCCTCCGCGCCAGCGCCCGTCATCGACGCGGATCTGCTGCGCACGATTGCGGAGCTCGTCGCAAACTGCAATTTGACCGAATTTGAGGTTGAGAAGGGCGATTTGCGTATCCGCGCGGCGCGCACGCCTGCCGCAGCGATCGCGAGCGTCGTCGCGCCGTCGGTCCAGCCCCTGCCGCCGCCAACGGCAAAGCCGGTCACATCCCCGGCTCCCGTCGCGGAGCCCCCCGAATACCTGGATGCGGTGAAGTCGCCCATGGTCGGCACCGCCTATCTTCGGCCGAACCCCGACGCAAAGCCCTTCGTCGAGATCGGCGCGCGCGTTTCGCTCGGCGACAAGCTCTTGCTGATCGAAGCGATGAAGACCTTCAACGACATCGTCGCCACCAAATCCGGCATTGTGACGGCCATTCTGGTCGAGGACGGCCAGCCAGTGGAATACGGCGAACCTCTCCTCGTGATCGAGTAG